The genome window TTCGCCAGCAGCTGTACTGACTCTGTTCAACAAAATCAACCGAACGTTTATTACGACGTTTCGGGCTTCGTTAAGCATCAGATCTCTGACCTCTCTGCTCAAAAACCACTCGTCCATAAAACGGTCGCTATCAATGCCCGGCAGGATCAGGAAAACAAAACGGACGTTAACTGGACCCGCGAACTAGAGCTATTTACGCAGGCCGACATCAATAAGCCAGCCCTCCGGAATAGTTACCAGATTGCCCGTCCCGATTCCCTAACGTACCAATACACCCTGAAACGTTCGGAAGAACGACTAACGGTTCGCTCACTGAACGTTCGGCTGGATGCGGTAACCCACCAGCCCCGCCTGATCGAAGCTGTTTTGCAGACCAGCAATCCGCTTTATTCGTCCGAACGGCATTTATTGCTGGAAAGTGGTCCCGCCACCGGACAGCAATGGCGGGTACAGCATTATAAAGTAGCTGGCTACCAAAAACTGCCCTATTTCGACAAAAATGAGTTTTTGGTTGACGGTAAGGTGCAATAAAACACCTTTCTTTTTGTCGAATAAGCCACTGAACGCGACCCGTCATACATCTTTTTCTATATTTGTTCGGTACTAGGGTCGAACGAAACCGACCAGTAGTCCGTTAGCTTTTCATCAACTACATACTCAATTGCCCTGGCGGTTTCAGCCGTCACAACGGTCCCTGTTATGAGCGACGCTATTAAACACGAGTGCGGAATTGCCCTTATTCGACTCCGCAAACCGTATCAGTATTACATTGATAAATACGGTACGGCCCTCTACGGCGCAAACAAACTTTACCTGCTGATGGAAAAGCAGGTCAACCGGGGCCAGGACGGGGCCGGTATCGCCAACATCAAAATCGACGTACCGCCTGGTCATCGCTATATCAGCCGGTATCGCTCGGTCGACCAGCGTCCGGTCACCGATATTTTCGAGAAGGTCAATAAAAAGTTCCGCAAGGCACTCAAAGGCAATCGGGACAAGGCAAAAGACGCCAAATGGCTCCAGGAAAATATCGCCTTCACGGGCGAGGTATGGATGGGCCACCTGCGTTACGGTACGCATGGCGCCAACGACATCGAAAACTGTCACCCCATGCTCCGCCAAAGTAACTGGCGCAGCCGGAACCTTGTGATGGCGGGTAATTTTAACATGACCAACGTCGATAGCCTGTTCGATAAGCTCGTTTCGCTTGGCCAGCACCCCAAAGACAAGGTTGACACCATCACCGTGATGGAAAAAATCGGCCACTTTCTGGACGAAGAAAACCAGCGCGTGTTTGACCGGTTCAAGGGTATCTACGAAAATCCGGATCTGTCCGATATCATTGAAGATAACCTGGATATGCAGCGCGTGCTGCACCGTTCATGCCGCGATTTCGACGGTGGGTATGCGATGGTTGGTATGACCGGTTTTGGTGCTTCGTTCGTTGCCCGTGATCCCGCTGGTATCCGCCCTGCTTACTATTACGCCGATGATGAAGTGATCGTTGTTGCGTCGGAGAAGCCCGCTATCAAAACGGCTTTCAACGCTGAATACAGCGAAATCAAAGAAGTTAAACCTGGTCACGCGCTCATCATCGATAAATACGGCGAGTATAACGAACTCCAGTTTGTGAAACCCGTCGAAAAGCGTTCGTGCAGTTTCGAGCGGATTTATTTCTCGCGCGCTACTGATCCCGATATTTACAACGAGCGTAAAACGTTAGGCAAGCTCCTCATTCCTCAGATTCTGAAGGAGATCGATTACGACCTCGAAAATACAGTCTTCTCCTATATTCCAAATACGGCTGAAACCGCCTTCTTCGGGATGGTCGAAGGACTGGAGGAGTACCTCTATAAGCAGCGTAAGAAAGCGATCATGGAGGGAATTCTGTTTGAGGAAGAGCTCGATAAAGTGCTTTCGTTCCGACCACGCGTTGAAAAGTTAGTGTCCAAAGACGTGAAAATGAGAACATTCATCGCGGATGATTCTCAGCGGGACGACATGGTTTCGCATGTATACGACACCACTTTTGAGGTGATCAAGAAGGGTAAAGATAATGTCGTTGTTGTCGATGATTCTATCGTACGCGGAACGACGCTCGAAAAGAGTATTCTGCGCATGCTCGACCGGCTTGGTCCCAAGAAAATAATAATCGTCTCGTCGGCTCCGCAGATTCGTTTCCCGGACTGCTACGGTATCGACATGTCGAAGTTCAAAGAATTTGTCGGTTTCCGGGCGGCTCTCGAATTGCTGCGCGAGCGTGGTCAGGAGTACATCGTGGACGAAGTGTACGCTCAAAGTGTGGCAGCCATCGAGTCCGGCAATGCATCACAGCAAAATTACGTGAAGGCAATTTTTGAACCCTTCACGCACGAAGAACTGTCACGCAAAGTGGCTCAGATCGTTACACCGGCGGATTTAAAGGCAGAAGTTGCGGTTGTGTATCAGACCGTCGAGAACCTGCACCGCGCTTGCCCGAACCACACTGGTGACTGGTATTTTACGGGTGATTACCCAACGCCGGGCGGTAACAACGTAGTAAACAAAGCATTCGTAAACTTTATGGAAGGCCGGTTAGTACGAGCCTACTAAGTTCTAAACAATACAAACGAAAAAAGAGACGTAGGACCTACGTCTCTTTTTTCGTTGAATTACAGAAATATACTCGACTGGATCATTTCTGAGTTGGAAAGGTATCTCCGTCGGCAGCCAGTAATAATCGTTCGTATCAAAACAGGGAATGGTTAGTCGAATGCTCAACGCATGCCGAATCGTGGTAACGCCCGAATTTGACGTGCTAAATAAGTGAACGCGAATGAGCTAGTTTAGCCTTCGCGTACCCAGACAATGAAGTCTGTTATGGGGGCTTCGGCTACCATCGGACGAATAAGCTGTACGACCTGCCCCCGGTGGTAAGCTGCGTGATGGCTCATGTGGGTTACGATGTCGATCAACGTGCTTTGAAAGGGCTGATCTTTAGATGTAACATAGTCGAAGGATTGAAGCAGTTCCGGCTCGGCCAGCGCATTGATGTAGTCAACTAGTTTCCGGTGTTGCCGCTCGGCGGTTTCCCCCATCCAGCTCACTGGAACGTCTTCCCAGATCGAAACGAACGTCGTTTCATTCGTCACGCGGCCAAACCAGACTTGCTGTGCCGACAGGATATGACCCATCACGGCCAGTGCCCGTGCGGGCGGATTGTCCAGGCGCTGAAGTGCTTCAATGACGCGCATGTTCGCCCACAATTCGTAATTCAGGAGATGGATAAGGTAGTTTTTCATCGAATACCGCGTTTCACTGCCTGATACAACGCTTCTGCAACGTTGGTACGTGTATTCAACTCGCTGATCCGGTTATTGTTCCGGGTTGGATAGACACGATTCGATAAGAACACGTAGGCCAGGTTCTGCGCCGGTTCAATCCAGATGAACGTTCCGGTGAAGCCCGAATGCCCAAAGCTGTCTTTTGTCGCCGAACGGGGTGCGTTGCCGGAGAATTTGAATGATGGTTTATCGAACCCGAGTCCGCGCCGGTTGCCCAGTTCAGGAAACTGATAGCGCGTAAATTCAGTCATGGTTTTGGCCGAAATGAACTGCTGACCGCCGTAGCTGCCCTTCTGCAAATACATCTCGACCAGCTTCATCAGGTCGTTTGAGTTACCGAATAAGCCCGCATGACCCGATAGCCCGTCGAGCATAGCGGCTCCTTCGTCGTGGACCCGTCCCCAGATGAGCGTTTTGCGGAACAGCGAATCGTATTCTGTCGGTGCAATGCGATTGAGGGGATAAAACTTCCGGGGATGGTATACGAGCGTTGTCGCGCCCAGCGGGCGGTAGAAGTTAGTTTTTAAGTAATCCTCGAAGTTGGTTTTCGTAATGTATTTTACAACCTGCGGATAAAGAATGAACGACAAATCCGAATAGACATATTCTTTCTTTTCGTTGAGTGGTGAGTCTTTGATCTGCTGATAAATGGTTTTAGGATACCGTTTGAATTCGTACAGACTATCGGTGATTTCGATCGGATAGCGCCCTGATTCTTCATTGTCGAACGTTTTTGGTTTCCAGGAGCCGTCTTCGTTTTTGGTATCTTTCCAGAAGGCAATCCACGCTTTTAACCGGGCCTGGTGGGTCAGCACGTCGCGCCAGTGCAAATCGGCTTTGTTCGATTTTTTAAGCCACGGCAGATAATCGACCATTTTGCCGTCCAGATTGAACTTGCCTTCGTCGACCAGCTTCATCAGCGCGGGCGTCGATGTGCTCACTTTCGTGACCGACGCCATATCGAAGAGGTCATCCAGTTGGGTTGGTCTGGGTTCCGCGCCTAGCGACGCATCATACGTATGCGTACCGTAGGCTTTGTGAAAAATCACTTTACCATCTTTAGCCATCTGTACGACGCAACCCGGAAATGCTTTCTGCGTTAGACCCACATTGACGAGCGAATCGACCTGCTGGGTCAAGAAACGGCTGTCTATACCGACTTCTTCAGGAATGGTGTACTTCAATCGGCCAATCGGCTTGATGCTTATGCCGTCGCCCAACCGGAAACGCTGGTTGACGGTGACCGGTAATTTCCCGGAAGCACCGATGGCACCAAAGATCAATTGGGCCGAGAGTTCTTCCGTATAGTTTGTCAACTGATAAGGCATCACAATGGCCCGCGCTTGTTCGATGTTGCGGTTCACCTGCGCCGTGTCGGATGGGAACGTCAGCTTATCGAGTACATACACGTTGCCGAACACCGTAACAACCGCTTTGCCCGTAGCAACCAGCTCGCTCAGTAAACCTGCCGTTTTAGCCTGAAGGCCATATTTAACTCCTGGTCGGATGTTGTTCAGATGCACATCGACCAGAATCAGGTTGTAGTTCTTGAGCGAATCCCGAACCGTAGCCAGCGTTGAATCCGGCGTTTTGGATGTGATATTGAAATGATCGACTTGGGTGTAATTAGCCGCCATTTTCTGAAAAGCAGTCGGCTTATCGCTTTCCAGGGCTACCGACGCAATCCGTAACGTATCCAGCCGTTGCAGGGGTAACAGATTATCTGTATTTTTCAAGACAGTGAGGCTCGCTTCGGTCAGTTGCCGGTTGAGTAGCTCATCGCTAACCGGATTGAGATCACGTACCAGGTTGTCGAGGGCGATAGGTTTATATTGATTGAGTCCAACCCACGCTTTTGCACGCAGCACCTTCAAACAACGGGCGTCCAGCGACTCCTGCGTAATGCGCCCGTCGACAATCGCCTGTTTGATCTGCGCCATCGCTGCCGGAACGTCTTCCGTAAATTCGAGCACATCCATCCCAGCTTCTAAACCGAGTTCATCGGCCTTACCGGACGGAAAAAATTTCGTGACACCCTTCATGTTCATCGCATCCGAAAAGATCAGCCCCTGAAACCCAAGCTCGTTCTTCAACAGATTCGTGACAATGGCCGGTGACAGCGTTGACGGACGGTTGCGGGTTGTATCCAGTGAGGGAATGCTGAGGTGAGCGATCATCACCCCCGCAGCACCGGCGTTGATCAGCTGCCGGAACGGATAGAGTTCCAGCGAGTCGAGCTGGGCGCGGCTTTTAGTGATCAGGGGCAGGTCATAGTGCGAATCTGTACCGGTATCGCCGTGGCCGGGAAAGTGCTTAATGCTGGTTAACAGGTTATTGTCCTGCATGCCGCGCACATACGCGAGGGCTTTACGCGCAACGGCATATTTGTCTTCACCGAAGGAGCG of Spirosoma agri contains these proteins:
- a CDS encoding amidophosphoribosyltransferase codes for the protein MSDAIKHECGIALIRLRKPYQYYIDKYGTALYGANKLYLLMEKQVNRGQDGAGIANIKIDVPPGHRYISRYRSVDQRPVTDIFEKVNKKFRKALKGNRDKAKDAKWLQENIAFTGEVWMGHLRYGTHGANDIENCHPMLRQSNWRSRNLVMAGNFNMTNVDSLFDKLVSLGQHPKDKVDTITVMEKIGHFLDEENQRVFDRFKGIYENPDLSDIIEDNLDMQRVLHRSCRDFDGGYAMVGMTGFGASFVARDPAGIRPAYYYADDEVIVVASEKPAIKTAFNAEYSEIKEVKPGHALIIDKYGEYNELQFVKPVEKRSCSFERIYFSRATDPDIYNERKTLGKLLIPQILKEIDYDLENTVFSYIPNTAETAFFGMVEGLEEYLYKQRKKAIMEGILFEEELDKVLSFRPRVEKLVSKDVKMRTFIADDSQRDDMVSHVYDTTFEVIKKGKDNVVVVDDSIVRGTTLEKSILRMLDRLGPKKIIIVSSAPQIRFPDCYGIDMSKFKEFVGFRAALELLRERGQEYIVDEVYAQSVAAIESGNASQQNYVKAIFEPFTHEELSRKVAQIVTPADLKAEVAVVYQTVENLHRACPNHTGDWYFTGDYPTPGGNNVVNKAFVNFMEGRLVRAY
- a CDS encoding DinB family protein, which encodes MKNYLIHLLNYELWANMRVIEALQRLDNPPARALAVMGHILSAQQVWFGRVTNETTFVSIWEDVPVSWMGETAERQHRKLVDYINALAEPELLQSFDYVTSKDQPFQSTLIDIVTHMSHHAAYHRGQVVQLIRPMVAEAPITDFIVWVREG
- a CDS encoding glycoside hydrolase family 3 N-terminal domain-containing protein, whose protein sequence is MPYCRLLLSVFISVVFSVTSFSQSVTPSFLQLNASQNRWADSVFASLTPDERIGQLIMVAGYSNRKPAYEDSLVNLVRIHKLGGVVMFQGGPIRQAKLTNRLQAISTVPLLIAMDAEWGLAMRLDSTVRYPYQMTLGAMQGNDSLIYKMGANLARQAKRLGVHVNFAPSIDVNNNPNNPVINFRSFGEDKYAVARKALAYVRGMQDNNLLTSIKHFPGHGDTGTDSHYDLPLITKSRAQLDSLELYPFRQLINAGAAGVMIAHLSIPSLDTTRNRPSTLSPAIVTNLLKNELGFQGLIFSDAMNMKGVTKFFPSGKADELGLEAGMDVLEFTEDVPAAMAQIKQAIVDGRITQESLDARCLKVLRAKAWVGLNQYKPIALDNLVRDLNPVSDELLNRQLTEASLTVLKNTDNLLPLQRLDTLRIASVALESDKPTAFQKMAANYTQVDHFNITSKTPDSTLATVRDSLKNYNLILVDVHLNNIRPGVKYGLQAKTAGLLSELVATGKAVVTVFGNVYVLDKLTFPSDTAQVNRNIEQARAIVMPYQLTNYTEELSAQLIFGAIGASGKLPVTVNQRFRLGDGISIKPIGRLKYTIPEEVGIDSRFLTQQVDSLVNVGLTQKAFPGCVVQMAKDGKVIFHKAYGTHTYDASLGAEPRPTQLDDLFDMASVTKVSTSTPALMKLVDEGKFNLDGKMVDYLPWLKKSNKADLHWRDVLTHQARLKAWIAFWKDTKNEDGSWKPKTFDNEESGRYPIEITDSLYEFKRYPKTIYQQIKDSPLNEKKEYVYSDLSFILYPQVVKYITKTNFEDYLKTNFYRPLGATTLVYHPRKFYPLNRIAPTEYDSLFRKTLIWGRVHDEGAAMLDGLSGHAGLFGNSNDLMKLVEMYLQKGSYGGQQFISAKTMTEFTRYQFPELGNRRGLGFDKPSFKFSGNAPRSATKDSFGHSGFTGTFIWIEPAQNLAYVFLSNRVYPTRNNNRISELNTRTNVAEALYQAVKRGIR